A stretch of Malus sylvestris chromosome 11, drMalSylv7.2, whole genome shotgun sequence DNA encodes these proteins:
- the LOC126590417 gene encoding uncharacterized protein LOC126590417, with protein MDEESNTEEEVHNVAQVNCVTIEDETEGNDNEPKPIFVSALLTLEELEDYKCLLQDYRDVFAWGYQDMPGLDTKVAVHRLAISKEKRYVKQAPRRFRPELEVQAKAEIDKLIDVGFIREVQYPTWLASIVPVKKKNGQIRVCIDFRDLNDACPKDEFPLPITELLVDATTGFEALSFMDGFSGYNQIKMAPEDEELTAFRTPKGVYCYTVMPFGLKNAGATYQRAMTVFFSDMLHNTIKCYVDDLVIKTRKRERHLNDLKKVFDRLRKHQLKMNPLKCAFGVTSGKFLSFVVRYQGIEVDPSKIKAIREMPHPRNLQELRGLQGRLAYIRRFISNLSGRCQPFTRLMKKDVPFVSNDACQNALSSIKEYLLKPPVLMAPIKGKPLILYIAALERSLGAMLAQNNEEGKENALYYLSRTLVGADITLISKADPLRYLLSKPVPSGRLAKWSSLLSDFEIKYVSQKAIKGQALADFLAAHPVPDNMELPSDLPDEEVFSTYISQWQLYFDGAARKKGAGAGIVFITPYGGLIPYSFSLMELCSNNAAEYEALIIGLQIALELHVDCLQAYGDSQLIIKQMNGQYAVKNENLALYHERAKHLASQFQEINIAHIPRSENNKVDALAKLAASLTLPEEREVKITVGERHLLPSTFERIKENPEVNAVTVLEVDERSDWRQSLIDYLQYEKLPTDPKGRVDVRRRANRFVYLNDTLYKRSFDGILLRCLSNEEAAYTLSETHTGTCGAHQSGPKLAVQFKRLGYYWPTMVQDAMKHAKSCRAGQIHGDFKHQNPLPLHPTILSWPFNAWGLDVIGMIAQKSSLQHQYILAGTNYFSKWAEAIPLKEVKAEDVANFIKKNIIYRYGVPSKIISDNALYFKCRAMVNLCKKYNIQQAFSASYNPTANGQAEAFNKVLCNILKKMVAKNKRDWHERLPEALWAYRTTVRTSTRCTLYSLVYGSEAVLPLEIQLPSLRVATQLTNPEENVKIRLAKLEALDEKRLAVQQRLEVYQAQVAGAFNKKVKFRSFSIGDLVLTVRRPVVITRKMHGKFEAKWEGPYVVTKVFTKGAYELSNADGKCIYPCVNGKLIKKFYA; from the exons ATGGATGAGGAATCAAACACAGAAGAAGAGGTTCATAATGTTGCTCAAGTAAACTGTGTCACCATTGAAGATGAAACAGAGGGGAATG ATAACGAGCCTAAGCCTATATTTGTAAGTGCTCTACTAACACTGGAAGAATTAGAAGATTACAAATGTCTTCTCCAAGATTACCGAGATGTGTTTGCATGGGGCTATCAAGATATGCCTGGTCTAGACACTAAAGTGGCAGTCCATAGATTAGCTATATCAAAAGAAAAACGTTATGTTAAACAAGCTCCACGACGTTTTCGACCCGAGCTCGAAGTACAAGCTAAGGCTGAAATTGACAAACTGATAGACGTTGGGTTTATCAGAGAAGTTCAGTACCCTACATGGCTCGCCAGTATTGTACCggtaaagaagaaaaatggacaAATTCGTGTTTGCATAGATTTCAGAGATCTTAACGACGCATGTCCGAAAGACGAGTTCCCACTTCCAATTACTGAATTATTGGTAGATGCCACAACCGGTTTTGAGGCTCTATCTTTCATGGATGGATTCTCAGGGTATAATCAAATTAAAATGGCACCTGAAGACGAAGAACTCACGgcattccgcactccaaaaggggTATATTGTTACACCGTAATGCCGTTTGGACTCAAAAATGCAGGAGCCACATACCAAAGAGCCATGACAGTCTTTTTCAGCGATATGTTACATAACACCATCAAATGCTATGTGGACGATCTAGTcatcaaaacaagaaaaagggaACGTCATTTGAATGACTTGAAGAAAGTCTTTGATAGACTCCGAAAGCATCAATTAAAGATGAATCCtttaaaatgtgcatttggaGTGACATCTGGAAAATTTCTTAGTTTTGTAGTAAGGTACCAAGGAATCGAAGTTGACCCttcaaaaatcaaagcaatCAGGGAAATGCCTCATCCTCGAAACTTGCAAGAGCTACGAGGACTGCAAGGGAGATTAGCATACATCAGGAGATTCATCTCAAACTTATCTGGGAGATGTCAACCATTCACAAGGCTGATGAAAAAGGATGTGCCTTTCGTATCGAATGATGCATGTCAAAACGCTCTCAGCAGCATTAAAGAGTATCTTTTGAAACCCCCGGTGTTAATGGCTCCAATTAAAGGGAAACCTTTAATTTTGTATATCGCAGCACTTGAACGCTCACTGGGGGCAATGCTTGCACAAAACaatgaagaaggaaaagaaaatgcgCTCTATTATTTAAGTCGAACGCTTGTAGGGGCAGA CATTACTTTGATATCTAAAGCGGACCCGCTCAGATACTTGTTGTCAAAACCAGTACCATCTGGTCGTCTTGCAAAATGGTCATCGCTACTATCGGATTTTGAAATCAAGTATGTTTCTCAAAAAGCCATAAAGGGACAAGCACTAGCTGATTTCTTAGCAGCTCATCCTGTTCCCGACAACATGGAGTTACCGAGCGATTTACCGGATGAAGAAGTATTCTCGACATACATTTCTCAATGGCAACTTTACTTCGATGGAGCGGCAAGGAAAAAAGGCGCGGGGGCAGGAATTGTGTTCATCACACCATATGGAGGCCTAATCCCGTATTCATTTTCGCTCATGGAGTTATGTTCAAACAATGCGGCAGAATATGAGGCACTCATCATTGGACTTCAAATTGCGCTTGAACTACATGTTGATTGCCTTCAAGCTTATGGTGACTCACAATTAATCATCAAGCAAATGAATGGTCAATACGctgtgaaaaatgaaaatctaGCCTTGTATCATGAAAGAGCAAAACACTTGGCGTCACAATTCCAAGAAATCAACATTGCTCACATTCCAAGGTCTGAAAATAACAAAGTCGATGCATTGGCAAAGCTAGCGGCATCTCTAACTCTCCCTGAAGAAAGAGAAGTTAAAATTACAGTTGGAGAACGACATTTACTTCCTTCAACATTTGAGCGGATTAAAGAAAACCCTGAAGTCAATGCGGTTACAGTCCTGGAGGTAGATGAACGTTCAGATTGGCGGCAATCTTTGATTGATTATCTTcaatatgaaaaactaccaACTGATCCCAAAGGAAGAGTTGATGTACGAAGAAGGGCCAACCGATTTGTGTATTTGAATGACACACTATACAAAAGGTCTTTTGATGGAATATTGCTAAGGTGTTTATCAAATGAGGAAGCAGCCTACACTCTCTCCGAAACTCATACCGGTACTTGCGGAGCCCATCAATCTGGACCTAAGCTTGCAGTTCAATTCAAAAGACTTGGGTATTACTGGCCTACAATGGTTCAAGACGCAATGAAACACGCGAAATCATGTCGGGCAGGTCAAATACATGGAGACTTCAAGCATCAAAATCCATTGCCCCTCCATCCGACCATCTTGTCTTGGCCATTCAATGCATGGGGTTTAGATGTGATAGGCATGATAGCCCAAAAATCGTCCCTCCAGCATCAGTACATCTTAGCAGGCACGAACTATTTCTCAAAGTGGGCTGAGGCAATACCGTTGAAAGAAGTGAAAGCGGAAGATGTTGCAAATTtcataaagaaaaatataatctaTCGCTATGGAGTCCCGTCCAAAATAATTTCAGACAACGCTCTCTACTTCAAGTGTAGGGCCATGGTCAATCTTTGCAAAAAGTACAACATTCAACAAGCCTTCTCCGCAAGTTACAACCCAACTGCCAACGGTCAAGCAGAGGCTTTCAACAAGGTGTTGTGTAACATCCTGAAAAAGATGGTGGCAAAGAACAAAAGAGACTGGCACGAACGACTTCCCGAAGCATTATGGGCCTATAGGACTACCGTCCGTACATCCACCCGATGTACTCTATATAGTCTGGTGTATGGATCAGAAGCTGTGCTACCTTTGGAAATTCAACTACCTTCCTTAAGAGTAGCCACACAATTGACAAATCCTGaagaaaatgtaaaaatcaGGCTAGCGAAACTTGAAGCACTTGATGAAAAACGACTTGCAGTGCAACAAAGACTTGAAGTCTATCAAGCTCAAGTGGCAGGTGCATTCAACAAAAAGGTTAAGTTTAGATCATTCTCTATTGGAGATTTAGTCTTAACCGTCCGAAGACCCGTCGTCATCACTAGAAAGATGCATGGAAAATTTGAAGCCAAATGGGAAGGACCGTATGTTGTCACCAAAGTCTTCACAAAAGGTGCCTACGAACTCTCTAATGCCGATGGGAAATGCATATACCCATGCGTTAACGGAAAGCTCATAAAGAAGTTCTACGCATAA